The Hydrogenimonas thermophila genome contains the following window.
GGTAACTCTCATCTATAAAAAGAACGTCAGACCTTCTAACAAGTGCTTCAATAAGCCCAAGATTTGCTAAAAAACCACTACCTACTACAACACCGGCTTCAAATTGGTTTGCTTTACAAAGAGCATCTTCAAACTCTTGATGAATAGGATGATAGCCACCTACAAAAAGAGAGGATTTTGGTGCGTGGTATGGATAGTGAGATAACTTTTTAAAGGCAAGTTTTAAGAGTTTTGATTTATGTGCAAGACCAAGATAGTCATTGCTTGCCATATCAATAGATTCAAAATCAGAAGAGATTGGCTGGCGAAACCGCCCTGCTTTTTTTAGTGCTGTAAGTTCTTTTTCATACATTATAAATGTTACTACTTTTCATAAAACTAATTTAAGATTTTATTTAATATAATGCCAAAAGGAAGGGGGCATTAAAGCCCCTTTATCTTTATGCTTACCCGTAGATTCCAGACTCTAAAGGTAAGCTTTAAGACAAATCGCTTCAAAAGCGACCTCCTTTTGGCTATTTCCCCCTAACGGGGGAGTTTATTATATCAAAAAGCTATAACCATCTTAAAATCTTCTCAACTGTCAAACCCATTGCACACGACTCTAAGCCTTCGACACTTTTTATGTAAGGTTTACAAAAACCTTCAACCATACAGGCTCCGGCTTTACCACGCCACTCACCACTTTCAATGTAGTTTTTTAGATCAGTTTCATCAAACTCTGCAAATCTATAAACAGTTTGAGAAAGGTCTATAAACATTTTACTCTTCGATTTATAAGCCATACAGGTAATAATAGCCACATCGCTTCCGCTTTGCAGTTTTAAAAGCTCTAACGCCTCTGCTTCATCTTTTGCTTTACGTAAAATCTTGCCGTGAGCCGTTACAACTGTATCTGCACACAAGATTGGTAAATCTAATCCAAAACAGCTCTCACACGCTTGCATCTTTCCCATAGCAGCGTGATAGACAAAATCTTTAGGCACTGTATACTCTAATGTATCTTCATCAAAATCACACCCCACCTGCTTAAAAGCTATACCACTATTTTTGAGTATACTTGCACGAGTAGGAGATGAAGAGCCAAGAAGTAACATCTGTTAAAACCCTCTTAATGTAATGCCAACTGCCAATGCAACAACACCAAGTGCAATATTCAAAGGAAGCATAAAGTTAGGAATAGGCGACAACTGCTCTTTTGCACCAGCCAAATCACCTGAGACAAATAGTCTTTCAGCTTTATTGCGTTTAATAAACATTAGTGAATAGTTAATTGTCATAATTGTCCAAATTGCCTCTTTGACATGCACCATTCCATACAGAGGTGTTCCTTTAAAGCCCATACCTATTGCCATAATACCGCCGGTAATAATTAAAATTACTATAAACGGTAAAACAATCATAAAGAGACGCTGCATTATCTCCAATGTTCTTGCCATCCGCACTTTTGGATCTTCTATGTGTTGTAAACTTGGATGAACAGCACCTCTTATAGCTATCATACCACCAACCCAAACAAAAGCACTAAGAACATGCAAAAATAGTATAAAAAAAGCATAATCAGCAAAAATTGTAATAATAGCCTCTTTCATAATCCCTCCCCCTTTTGCATCTATTACAAATTCTCTTTCAAATAAGCCATCGCTTTCTCTTTAGCCTCACCAATCTTAGAAGCATCTTTCCCGCCGGCTTGAGCAAAATCGTCACGACCGCCGCCACCGCCGCCAAGGATTGGTGCTATCTGCTTAACCCAGGCTCCAGCTTTTACAGATGTGTTTTTCTGTCCAGCGGCGATTAGAACCTTCTCACCTTTTCTTTGGAAAAGCATTACAGCCACTTTGTCGTGTGCATTTTTCAAATCATCGATCATAGCTTTAATGTCACCGCCTTCAACCTCATCGACTACAACAGTAACACCATTTATTGTTTCAGCTTTTACATCGCTTTTTTTACTCTTTTGAGCTTCAACTAACTCCTGTTTTAACTGTTTAATTTGAGATTTAAGCTTTTCAATGCCAAGAATAGGATCTTTAGCTTTAAGCTCACTCTCTACTTTTGCAAGTGTGCCACGCATATTTTTAACAACTTCATACGCTGAATGACCACACACTGCCTCAATTCGACGAACACCGGCACTAACACCACTCTCTTTTGTGATAAGAAACATTCCAATTTCAGCAGTATTACGTACGTGCGTTCCACCACAAAGCTCAATACTACTGTCGCCAAAGCTTACTACACGCACCTTGTCGCCATACTTCTCTCCAAAGAGAGCCATTGCGCCTTTTGCCTTGGCTGACTCTATATCCATCTCTTCTGTTTCACCATCAATGCCACGTTCAACTCTGTCATTTACCCACTTCTCAACAGAAGCAATCTCTTCAGCACTCAAAGCTTTTGGATGGCTAAAGTCAAAGCGCAAACGATCAGCCTCTACAAGTGAACCGGCTTGACTTACGTGATCTCCCAAAATCTCTCTCAATGCACTGTGAAGCAAGTGAGTTGCACTATGATGTTTTGCTATCTCGTGGCGTGATGTATCTACAACAGCTTTAACAAGATCTTTTTCGCAAACTTTTGTAACTGCTTTGATTTTAGAAAGATTTAAATCAAAGAATTTTTTTGTATCAAGAACTTCAGCAACTGTTTCGCAAGTATCTATGCTTTGCAATACTCCAACATCTCCAGCTTGTCCACCACTTTCAGCATAAAAAGGAGTAGTATCAAGCATTACCCAACCACTCTGCTCTGGCTCTAGAGATTCAACACGCTCAAATGAGTCATTTAGCAGAGCAACTACTTTGCTCTCACTTGTTAAACTCTCATACCCTACAAAACTGTTTTTGCCAAACTCCTCTATAAGAGCTTTAAAGTCACCCTCAACCTTGGCATCACCGCTTCCCTTCCAAGCTGCTTTAGCACGCTGGCGCTGTTCTTGCATCAAACGCTCAAATTCAGCAATATCAACATCTATGCCTCTATCTTTAAGCATATCCTGCGTCAAATCGAGCGGGAAGCCGTAAGTGTCATAAAGTTTGAAAGCAACAGAACCGCTAAAGAGATTTTTAGTGTTTGCCAACTCTTTTTCAAACAGCTCTATACCTGCTGAGATTGTCGCAAAGAAACGCTCCTCTTCTAACTGCATCAACTGCTTGACTGTCTCTTTCTTATCTACAAGGTAGGTGTAGTGTCCGCCCATTATCTCAACCAACACATCAACCAGTTTGCACATAAACGGCTCACGCAGACCAAGCATATAGCCATGGCGTACTGCACGGCGAAGAATACGGCGAAGCACATAACCGCGCCCTTCATTAGAGAAGTTCACACCTTGAGCCAATAAAAATGTTGTTGAGCGTAAGTGATCAGCAATTACACGGTAACTTGCACCACTCTCATATACATACGGCTTACCAACCATCTTTTCAACAGCACGGATAATTGGCATAAAGAGTTCTGTGTCATAATTGCTTAGTTTACCCTCTTTAACTGCCATAACACGTTCAAGACCCATACCGGTGTCGATTGAAGGCTTTGGAAGAGGTGTTAAATTGCCATCTTTATCACGCTCGTATTGCATAAAGACAAGGTTCCAAATCTCTAAGAACCTGTCTCCGTCACCTCCCATGTAGTCTTCTGGACCATTAAAGTGCTCTTGACCCTGATCATAAAAAATTTCACTACACGGTCCACAAGGTCCTGTATCTCCCATTTGCCAGAAGTTATCTTTATCACCCATACGCAAAATGCGATCAGGTGCAACATATTTTGCCCAAATCTCTGCAGCTTCGTCATCACTCTCATGTACTGTAACCCAAAGCTTTTCAACAGGAAGTTCAAGCACTTCAGTTACAAACTCCCACGCATAGGCTATGGCATCCTCTTTGAAGTAATCGCCAAAACTAAAGTTTCCAAGCATCTCAAAGAATGTATGATGACGTGCCGTATGACCAACATTTTCAAGGTCGTTATGCTTACCACCTGCACGAATGCAAGTTTGACAACTTGCCGCTCTAGGAGGATTTGGCACAGGTACTTCACCTGTAAAAACTGTTTTAAAAGGCACCATACCTGCATTGGTAAAAAGAAGCGTCGCATCATCAGGAACCAGCGGCGCACTCTCATAAATCTTATGCCCTTTAGAGGCGAAAAAATCCAAAAAAGCTCGTCTTATATCCATCTTTTTATTACCTTGAAAAAAAATTACTCTGATTTTATCGAAATTCTTTTGAAACATCCATTTGTCGATATTTATATCTTCATTTTTATTTCTATTTTCAACTAAAAATCATATAATATTTTGATACAATTGACTTTTTAATTCAAGGTATGAATATTTTGTAGGAGAAAAAATGCAACAAATAGATGTGAACTCAGATGAGTTTCAAGCTGAATTGGAAAAGACTTGGAAATTTGTTGAAAAAGTAAATAAACAGTTTGGCTTTGTTCAAAATCCGGATAGTGAGATAAACGATGGTGTTGCAATGGGGCTTGCTAGAAATAAGCTTATATATGGTAAGCGATACTGCCCTTGTTTTATGGTTATAGGTGAAACACCAGAAGAGAGAAAAGCAGCAGATAACCGCATCTGTCCTTGTAAACCTGCATTAGAAAAAGAGATTCCTGAACAAGGTTACTGCCACTGTGGTATCTTCTGTACTCCAGAGTATGCACAAAAACATGCAAAAGAGGATGCTGCAGAAGAAGCTGCACATCTTCACTCAAGAGGATTAAGCAAAGAAGAGGCTCAATTACTTCTTGAAAAAGATCAATTAGATGGTGACGAGCTTGAAGCATTAATCGAAGCAAGAGATCTGGGAATGGTTAAATTTGAACTAATTGATGTTCGGGAGCAGATGGAATTTCAGATGGGTCATATTAAAGGAACTGATGAGTTATGGCCAACTTCTCAATTTTATGATTGGTTTGAAAAGATTCAAAATAAAAAAGATGATTATATGATTCTTTATTGCCATACAGGAAGCAGAAGTTATCAAGTTCAACATATAATGAAAGCTCAAGGCTTTAAACATATTGGCAACCTTATGCATGGTATTGTCTCATATAATGGAGAAATTGTAAGATAAATTATTATCTGTCTATGCATAGTTTCATTAATTTATGACTCTATGCATAGAAATAGCTCTAAATTAAAATTACTACTCTACATAAATCCAAAAACTTTCATATCTTGAAATATTATTTTCAACCCTAGGTAAAGAATCACCTATTAAGTTATCAATTTCACTGTTTGATGTATATACAAACCACTGATTGTTTTTATACAAATACAGTATTTTCAGTACTTTATTTTGAGAATTAATTAAAGTATCTATTTGTTCTGGTGTTTTGTCTTCATTTACTCCAACCAAGTACCATCCTGAAGTATATAATGTTGCAAAATCATCTGGATCATTTTGTAATTCATCTAAAGAAAAAAGTATGGTTGTTGATGTAGTAGTTTTTACTACAAACCCCTCTTTAGAATTTAAGTCTTCAAATCTGTCTATTTTTACAGAATTACTGATCTCATTTGTATTATCCCAAAGAGCCCATCTATTCCCAAGATATTTAAAAATATACTTTATACTTGGTTTACCAAAAGTAGTATTTAAATCTTGTGAATGCAAAGATGCTTTTACAGGTAAAGATATAAAGTTCCAGCCTTCATTTAATGCAACAGACAAATTTCCTTCTGTTACAACAATATTTAAACTCTTTTTTATAGTATAACCACTATCAGTAATTACAGTACACTTAACTTCATAATTTCCAGGATTCTTGTAAACGTGTAAAACATAAGAGTCTCCATCTACACTTGTCCCATCTCCAAGTTCCCAATATATTGACTCTACGGAGCCAAAAAGGGGATTTAAGTAATAACTAAGATTTATATCTAAAGGGGCCGTACCAACTGTTTTATTAGATATAATATCAAGAGCATTAACTACTTGCAAATTGAAAGATTGTGTATCTGATGCTCCTTCTTCATCAAAAAGAGTCAACGTAATAGTTGTGTTACCTTCCATATCAGGTTTAGATGATACTTGTATATATATTGGACTGTTATAATCAGCTTGAGTAAGCCATTGTGTATTCCAAGTTTTATTTATATCTACTAATGATGTATTGCTTGACTCTATACTCAAATTCAGATCATCTCCTTCAATATCATTTAAATCAAGTGATATATTAAAGTCATCAAAATTTACTGGTTTTAGTATATCATCAATTAAAGATATAGAAGGAGCATCATTTTGTTCCTGAATATAAACAGTATAAATTACAGTATCTGTTATTCCATTTACATCAACTTTTAGTGTTAGAGTAATAGTTCCTGATTGGTTGGGCTTTGGAGTGACAATAAGTACACCATCTTCAATAACTACATCTACAATCGATGGATCTGAAACAGTTACTTCAAAATTACTGTCATCTAAAGGTTGTTCTACTCCTTCAACAATCAAAGGAATTTCAAAGCTGGTAGAATCTTCTACTATTGTAGTTTCATTACTCTCTAAATGCCAAATAGGAATTGATATCCAGTTAGAAGAATTTAAATCAATAGTAAATAAATTATTAGTGCTATTTATAACAGTTTTAAAGTCATTTGAACCATTATTTTCACTATATAGTTTACCATCACTAAAATTGTACCAGTAACTTAATGTTTGATTCTCTTCTAAGTCGATCCTTATACTAAAATTATTATCAGGATTATATACTGGAGCTGAAATATTCATATCTCCATCATAAATATTATTTATCAAATTTGGATCTATTGAAAAGTTTTCATAATTGCCATCAACTCCAACAATCTGTATATTAGTTATATTATGTTCACTTAAATTAATATTTAAAAGACTTAGATTTATATATATTGGGTCTACAAATACTGTAATAAATTGTAAACTTTCATTATTTTCACCTTGTAATAAAATTGTTGTCTCTCCTACTGATTTATTTGTTGGTGAAACTTTCAAAGTTGTATTTGAATAAATAAGAGTTGCAATAGCAGTTTCTGGGTCTAGAGAAATAGTATTATCATAACTTCCAGAATATTTAGGAAGCGTAATGTTGGCACTGTTATCTGCATTAATATGGATATTTTCTATTTTTGGCCATAAAGTAGAATTAATGACTTGATTTAAAATATCATCTCTTGCTGCTGCATTTAGCATAATCTCCATCTCTGTATCACCAACACTTTTATATATACTTCTATATACAAAACCACCATCATGTGAAGATAGAGCAAAAGCATTTTCA
Protein-coding sequences here:
- the maf gene encoding septum formation inhibitor Maf, whose translation is MLLLGSSSPTRASILKNSGIAFKQVGCDFDEDTLEYTVPKDFVYHAAMGKMQACESCFGLDLPILCADTVVTAHGKILRKAKDEAEALELLKLQSGSDVAIITCMAYKSKSKMFIDLSQTVYRFAEFDETDLKNYIESGEWRGKAGACMVEGFCKPYIKSVEGLESCAMGLTVEKILRWL
- a CDS encoding ferredoxin-thioredoxin reductase catalytic domain-containing protein, with amino-acid sequence MQQIDVNSDEFQAELEKTWKFVEKVNKQFGFVQNPDSEINDGVAMGLARNKLIYGKRYCPCFMVIGETPEERKAADNRICPCKPALEKEIPEQGYCHCGIFCTPEYAQKHAKEDAAEEAAHLHSRGLSKEEAQLLLEKDQLDGDELEALIEARDLGMVKFELIDVREQMEFQMGHIKGTDELWPTSQFYDWFEKIQNKKDDYMILYCHTGSRSYQVQHIMKAQGFKHIGNLMHGIVSYNGEIVR
- the alaS gene encoding alanine--tRNA ligase; this translates as MDIRRAFLDFFASKGHKIYESAPLVPDDATLLFTNAGMVPFKTVFTGEVPVPNPPRAASCQTCIRAGGKHNDLENVGHTARHHTFFEMLGNFSFGDYFKEDAIAYAWEFVTEVLELPVEKLWVTVHESDDEAAEIWAKYVAPDRILRMGDKDNFWQMGDTGPCGPCSEIFYDQGQEHFNGPEDYMGGDGDRFLEIWNLVFMQYERDKDGNLTPLPKPSIDTGMGLERVMAVKEGKLSNYDTELFMPIIRAVEKMVGKPYVYESGASYRVIADHLRSTTFLLAQGVNFSNEGRGYVLRRILRRAVRHGYMLGLREPFMCKLVDVLVEIMGGHYTYLVDKKETVKQLMQLEEERFFATISAGIELFEKELANTKNLFSGSVAFKLYDTYGFPLDLTQDMLKDRGIDVDIAEFERLMQEQRQRAKAAWKGSGDAKVEGDFKALIEEFGKNSFVGYESLTSESKVVALLNDSFERVESLEPEQSGWVMLDTTPFYAESGGQAGDVGVLQSIDTCETVAEVLDTKKFFDLNLSKIKAVTKVCEKDLVKAVVDTSRHEIAKHHSATHLLHSALREILGDHVSQAGSLVEADRLRFDFSHPKALSAEEIASVEKWVNDRVERGIDGETEEMDIESAKAKGAMALFGEKYGDKVRVVSFGDSSIELCGGTHVRNTAEIGMFLITKESGVSAGVRRIEAVCGHSAYEVVKNMRGTLAKVESELKAKDPILGIEKLKSQIKQLKQELVEAQKSKKSDVKAETINGVTVVVDEVEGGDIKAMIDDLKNAHDKVAVMLFQRKGEKVLIAAGQKNTSVKAGAWVKQIAPILGGGGGGRDDFAQAGGKDASKIGEAKEKAMAYLKENL